The Paenibacillus yonginensis genome segment ATCGTCGGTAATATGACGAACAGCAGGAAGATGACCAGCGCCTTACGCTTTAAACTTAAATTGCCGAGGCGCCTGATATAGCTTGTCTTCATGTCATCTCTCCTTTGCTGTCAGGGTAGCGGGCGGAGCCGGGTCAGCCTTTCACCGCACCAGCCGTCATGCCGGTAACCAGCTGCTTCTGCAGCAGCAGATAGAAAATAATGATAGGAATCAGCGCGATGGTCAAAGCCGACATCTGCAGGGTATAGCTCGCCGTTTCAATGCCCACAAAATTGGCCAGACCAAGCGGCAGCGTCTTCAGCGCATTGGAGGTAATCAGAACGAGCGCAAACAAATATTCATTCCAATTGTAAATAAAGTTGAGAATAATTACGGTGGCCATTGCCGGACGGGTGATCGGCAGGATGATGGACCAGAAGATCCGGAAAATGCCGGCCCCGTCCATGATGCCTGATTCTTCCAGGTCTTTCGGGAAACCCCGCATGAACCCTTCCAGAATAAAAACCGTCAACGATAGGTGGAACGCTGTATAAGGTAAAATGAGCGACAGATACGTATCGATCAGGCTCAGCTTTTGCATGATCAGAAAGATTGGAATCAGCGTGGCATGAATGGGAACCAGCATGCCGAGCAGAAACAAGCTGTAAGTCAATCCGCGCAGCTTAAAGGAGAAGCGGGCCAGGAAATAGGCGGCCAGCGATCCAAGCAGCACGGTCACAATCAGCGAGACGAAAGTGATCAAAAGGCTGTTCAAGAAATAAACGTTCATATTGGCAATTCTCCACGCTTCCGCGTAATTGGAGAATTGCAGGCCGCTTGGCATCGAAAATGGATCAGCCGAATATTCTTGCTCCGACTTAAACGAGTTTATAACCATCCAAAAAATAGGGACTATATTCATGATAGCGAACAGGCTTAAAAATGTGTATGCGAATATTTGGAATAACGGAGATTTTTTCTTCATATGCGTATTCCTCCTCCCCTCTTAATCTTTCTCCCTGGCGATCCGGTTTACAATCGAAATGACGATAAGGCTGAACAGCAGGATCAGGATTGAAGCTGCACTGCCGTAGCCATAACGCAGGTTCATAAAAGCGCTGTTGTACATATAAATCGTCATGACTTCCGTTTGGTGAGCCGGTCCGCCGCCAGTGAGCACTTGAATGAGATCGAATACGCGAAACGAGTTGCTTATGCTGTACACGATAGTTACCATTAAAGTGCTGCGCAGCATTGGAATCGTGATAAACCGCGTTTTTTTGAAGCCTGTCGCTCCATCCAGCTCAGCGGCTTCATTCACCTCATCCGGAATGTTCTGCAAAGCGGCCAGGAACATCACCATGTATAAACCGCAGTTCTGCCAAATATAAGCGACACTGATGGACAACATGGACCATTTCGAATCGCCCAGCCAGTTCTGCTGCCAGCTTTCCAGTCCAAAGAAGCCAAGCACGTTGTTCAGCAGGCCGTATTCGGTGTTGTAGACCATACCAAAAATCAGCGATACCATAACCGATGAAATCACGACCGGCATAAATCCAACAGTCCGGAAGAACCCGGAGCCCTTCATGCCGCGGTTCAGCAGCAGCGCCATCAGCAGTCCAATCGGGATTTGCCCGACCAGGCCGGTAACCATAATAATGACGTTGTTTTTCACCGAGAGCCAAAACGTGTCATCCTGCAGCATCTGGACGTAATTGTCCAGTCCTATAAATTTCATGGAACCGATGCCGTTCCAGTTCATGAGCGAATAATAAAGCGAGATGCCAATCGGTACGATCGCGATGCCCAGATAGATGACCAGCGCCGGGAACAAGCCGATAAAGATGGCGAATCTGCTTCGTTTCAAGGTTTGCATGAACCATTCTCCTTTCGGTCAGTTCTTGGCTTTGATACAAAGAAAACCCGGATACCGGGTTTTCTTTATACCGAATCAAGCCTGTTCAACTGAACCTTAGTTACTGATGTTGTCCATTGCTTTTTGTGCGTCTGCAGCGACTTGTTCAGGCGTGCCGTGACCTACGGTCAGAGCCTGCAGGCCGTTCTGAATGACGTCCACCACTTGAGTCGGGATAAGGCTGTCGAATACCGGAGCCGTTCCGTTGCCGGTCAGCTCAAGCATTTCTTTTAGATAAGGGCTTGCGTCCTCCGGAATGTCTACTTTGGCCGGAACCACCACGCCGTTGCTGATCAAAGCTTTATACAAATCTTCGCTTACGAAATATTTGAGGAATTCTTCGGCTGCCGCTTTCTTCTTCTCGTCTAGACCGCTCTTGATCGCGATACCATATTGCACGACGCCGGCGCTTTTCTTCGGATCTCCTTTGCCGCCGTTCACACTTGGGAACAGCGCGATGCCAAACTTGTCGCCGTTTTCGTTGTTGATCCGAATCCGGGCGTCAACCGTCGAAGAGGAAATATGCATGGCAGCTTTACCCTGGATCAGGTAATCCTGTCCCTGAACGGAATCCATGTTGTTCGCATCCACGTTAAACGCACCAAGCTTCGACAATTCGTCAATAACACCGATCGCTTTCACGAATTCCGGATCGGTAAATTTAGCTTCCTTGTTCAGAACCTTCTGCAGGAAATCACTGCCCGTAAAGCGGTCTCCGATGATTGACAGGTAGGAGGACTGCAGCGGCCACTGCTCTTTATTGCCAAGAGCAATCGGCGTAATATTAGCCGCTTTCAGCTTTTTGACCAGGTCAATGAATTCATCATAGGTTTTAGGGAACTCGTTATAGCCGACTTGGGCAAGAAGCTCCTTGTTGTAATAAACAATGTCTACAAAAGTTTGTTTGGTCGGAACGGCATATTGCTTGCCATTCACGTTAAAGCCTTCCAGCGCCGCTTCCGGCAGAATCGAATTCCAGTTGTCCATCAGATCGTCGATCGGCTCAAGCAAATTCCCGTCGATGAGCGGATCCATTTCCGCTCCCGGCCACACAACGCTAATGTCAGCCAGGTTGTTGGCTGCAGCCAAGGTTCGAAGCTTGGTTTTGTATTGAGCGGAAGGAACTTCATCCGTTTTAATCGTAATGTTCGGATGATCCTTCTCAAAGTCAGCAATCCGCGCTTTATACACATCATTGTCGATGTTCGGCGTCGTCCACGGATGCATCATTGTCAGCGTGACTTTATCGCCGTCACCTGATCCAGAAGCGCCGTTCCCGCTTCCCGAACTGTTGTTGCCGCATGCGGCGGTGAATAAGGCAAGCAGGCCAACCAGACTTAAAAGAGCTACTTTTTTGCTTATCTTTCTGTTTTTCATCTTGCAACCCTCTTTCCTAAAGTTTTATCGTTGCCTTTCCTTTCTTGCTCCAGATCTCTATGCTGCTTCGTTAAAGCTTTCGATCTGTTGGTTCAATTATAGAAGGTATGTCCGTTAGGCTATATCCCACAAATGTTAGATTATATCCGTAATTCTTCAGCTAACTTATTAAAACTGCCCTTTTTTCATTGAAATAGAAGCTTTTAAGTAACTAATCATAACATACAATGTAATAAAGTTAGTATTTAAAATATAGTAAGCGGTTGCAGCTTTTGTAATTTAATAACCGCTTGCGGCAAGCGGTTATTAAATGTAACATCTATTTTTAAGGAAAGAAACTGCGCTTGGCCTTCGCTTAGTCTGTCCTTTCCTTTCCATCTGCTTCCACTAATGCAGGATTTCGTTACCCGGGCTGCTTTTTATACCTTCTGCTCCAGCAGATGGTTAAGCATGTCTTCGAGCGGAACAGTCGCCAAGGCGATCGCCGTATCGGTAACCCCGTAATAAATGTGCAGAATGCCTTCATCCAATACGCAGCCAGTCGGGAAAATGACATTGGGAATCTGGTAGCCGAATTTCTCGTAATAGGTTTCCGGCTCCATAATAAAGTTGGAAGTTCTGGCCAGCACTTTATTCGGGTTCTCCAGATCCAGCAGCATCGCCCCTACCCGGTAAACGGTGTTCTGATCTACGCCGTGATACAGCAGCAGCCAGCCGTGTTCAGTACGGATTGGCGGCGTAGAGCTGCCGATTTTTTTGCCTTCCCATTCATTCTCCGCCTTCGCCAGCAGGACAGGTGCATTCCAGTTGATCAGATCATCGGAATAAGAAATCCAGATTGCAGCCTGATCGGTTCCAAACATTTCTCCGATATATTCTTCAGGTCTGCGGAGCAGGACGTATTTGCCGTTGATCTTCTCTGGGAATAACACATTGTTGCGGTCATTGATCTCAAGCGGAGTAGTGGTCGTAACGTATTCCCAGTCGATCAGATTCCGGGAGGACATCAGAACGGAGCGGGTCAGCCAGTGCCCTTCCTCTTCGCCCCAGCCGTCCGGATAAGTGGGAATCGAACGTTCCGGAATGCCGGTGCCCGTTGGGTAATAGTTCATGGCGCAAGGACGGACTGCGATGGTCATGTAGAACGTGTCTCCGATTTTGACCATGCGGGGATCTTGTACGCTTCCGTACGGAAAACCGAGCATATCCGGTGTTACGACCGGCTGGTCGGTAACATGTTTGAAATGCACGCCGTCTTCGCTTTCCAGCAAACCAAGGAAGTTTTTGCACGGGGTCAGCGAACCCGCTGTCCGTTCAATCATGTAATATTTGCCGTTATCCTTCACAACGGCCGGGTTAAACACCGTCGCGAGCCGCCATTCATATTCGCCGGGGACGACAATCGGGTTTTCAGGATGTCTAGTGATTTTCATGAATTCCGCCTCCTTGTTCCAGTACATAGAATTAAAGCCATTATAGCCCCGCCTTCCGGCTGCTCATATCCCAGAAAGTTTCGAAATCATCCGAAATCTAGCGATAAATCCGGAGTATATAACATAACGTTATAATGTTTAAAGGCATCTTTTTCTGATTCATGTTCGGGTTAATTCTATAATAAACCGGCCTGGGATTTGAAAATATCCCGTAAAATTGCGATTCTATCCGTTAATTTTATGTATTTTAATAACCTGCTTTAACAGCTGCTGATGAAAGTTAAACCAAATAAAACCGCCATGAAGGCGGTTGTTTGGCTGTTCTTCTATCGGATCATAGGAATTATTTTTAAAATACGAGCTTATTAAACGATATCCGATACTCTATACACGTCTTTCAAGCTTGACCCTACATTCTGAAGTGGTCGCTGTGACGTATTCGATATAATTTAGTCCAGCACCTGTTCCTTGGGAACCCATTTACTTTCGCTTGTTTCATCTGAAGTAGCTAACTCTCCGCCTACAGCTCGGCACACGAAATCAAACATGACCTTAGTAGGAACGTCAGTTACTCCGTCATACCATTTATGTACCGCTGTATTCGAAATTACACTAATTAAATGGCTGACTGTGGCATCTATTCCACTTTCCTCTTTGATTTCACGAATCACGCCATCAATCAGGTTTTGTAGGCATTGCCCTGTAAAGAAAGCTGATAGCGAATCATCACCGTTTCTTCGTCTCCCGAACCCTTTAACGTTGTCAGCCTGCCAACTTCCCCGAAACCAATTCTCTTCAGCATGTTTCTTGATCTCAGGTTGGTTTCCTCCGCTTCTGCCAGAAATAGAGTAAGCCCCAGCCCCCGTGAAGCATAGGCCATCAAGTGCTGGGCTGCCATAGCTCCAAGCCCTTTCCCCCACAAGGAAGAATCGCCAATCGCAACACCCAGCTCAGCCGAACTCCCCTGAATAAAAGCCAGATCCGCATAGCCGATCAGCTTACCTTCGTATTGAATTCCCATCCGCAAAAAGTCCTCCGCCTGCCCGCTTACACAGCGGCTCCACCACTCCTTCGTCTCGTCCGGTGTTCTGTTCAACTCCCATCCGTTGGCCGAACAAAACAACTCGTCTTGGCTCCAACTCAAAACTGCATCCAGATCGCCCATGGTAATAGGTCTAAGAACGAAATTTTCCGGTTCAGGTTTAGCGTTCATAGGTTGACTCTCCCGTCCGTTAGGAACTTTATCTCACAAATGTATTTCTCACTGCTCCTGAATTAAAATTGAAATCGTTCCCTAATCATTTCCGCGGTTTCATCCGGCCCAAGCTTCGTATTATTGATTCTCAGATAATGATCCCTCGATATTTCTCCCGGCAAAGAGTTCAGTCGATACTTCTCATGTGTTCTGATCAAATTGGCTTCCGATTTCTCTAAATGGCGTTTGGTCGGCTTATGTTTGAGCCGATTTGGCGTTTGGTTGCGGTGTAACCTTTCTTCGAGATCCGCTTCAAGTTCCACCCAATAAACCGTCCAGCCTCTGGATTCAAACAATTTCGTGATTCCTTCGACGTACTCCCCATCCTGCTGCAGGTCAAATGCCCAAACATACGTGAAGATAAAGCCATCCATGCCGCTTTGCGAAACTTCCTCAAAAATCCCTTGCCTGATCAGACTCACCAACCGATTACCGGAAGGCGTTCCATATTCAAAAAAGGGCGCCACAAATTCAATCGACATATGATTGTGAAACAGCTTGAAATGAGTTTTGGCTGCCAGACTTTGGCCTACCGTCATTTTCCCCACCGCTTGCGGACCAAAAATAAGTACGAAATGCATACGGTTCCTCCTCCCTTATAATCGCTTTTCAGCCTCTTGAGCAAAGTCTACCGGCTCGAAAGCAGCCATAACTAAATGGAAAAATTTTAACACCGGCGTCCTTTAACCTGCTCATGATTCATGAAGATATTGAGGATGATTAACTATTCAAGACGGCTTTCTCATAATCCTGTTTTCATGTTAAGAATTCCCGGAATGCGGCCTTAATCTTTAGATCCGCATTTCCGCAGGTTAATCCGTCGGGGGATCGACTCAAGCGGTTTGACGGGCTTTGGCTCTAAATCTCTTAATAAATATCTCATGAAAAACGACGACCTGCGGCCGGTGGAAATTCCCGGTCAGATCGCCGTGTTTATTTTCTGCTCAGCTTCGGAATGAATAATACGCTGACGCGAAAAACTTTAAGGAATCCTTAAACCCTTCTTAACCTAAAACTCAATGGCTTTATGTTATGATAATTGGGCCTTTACAGCGGCAGAAGCCGCGTATTGTATTGCTGCAGGATCTTTAATTAACGTTTGGAAGGTGTTACGATGTCGTCTTTTCTGTTCCCGATTTCTTATGCATTTTTGACCTTTCCGGTTGCCGCACTGCTGTTCACCCTGCCTTTTCTTGTGGTCCAATACCGGAAACACGGCTATATTAACAAGATCAGAGCGGTTCTTCTCTATCTGTTTCTGCTTTATCTGATGAACGCGGTTTATTTGGTGGTCCTTCCTTTCCCGGCTTCCCGGCATAACCTGGCTTTGGCGGGCGGAAGCGTTCAGGCGGTTCCATTTCATTTTATTAAGGACATCATGAAGGAAACCCTTGTACAACCGGATAAACCTTCGACCTATTGGCATTTGTTCGTAGAGAGGGCTTTTCTGCAGGTCGTTTTTAATGTGGCATTAACCGTTCCTTACGGCATGATTTTACGTTATTATTTCCGCACCCGCTGGATTCGCTGCTTCTTACTGTCTTTTCTGCTTTCCCTCTTGTTCGAGGTAACGCAGCTGACGGGCATTTACGGTTATTACGATCACCCTTACCGGGTGTTTGACGTTGACGACCTGATTACTAATACGCTCGGAGGCGTGGTGGGATTTTTGCTGGCTCACTGGCTGACGCGTTTTCTGCCCCAGACGGCAAATCTGGATCGCAACGTCGACATTGCCGCAAAAAGAGTGTCTTACACGCGCAGGGGCGTCGCCTTGTTTTTCGATTTCTTCGCCTGGCAGCTGGTGCTCGCGGCGCTTTTCGCACTCCATCTGCACGGGCCGTCCGCTTATGTGGTTTCTACGGGCCTTTATTTTATGCTTCTCCCTTGGATTACCGGAGGACGCACGCTAGGCAAATGGCTGGTCCGCATTCACCTTGAGAGAGTGGGCGGCCGGTTATCCCTGTTATCCTTGGTTCTGCGGTACGGAATTTTATATTGGCTCCTCGCCGGCTTAAATTTGCTGTTTCTCCGCGCATTTACGGAGATGCACGCGGTTGGGCGGGTGGCAGGTGGTTTGGGCCTATTCTTGATGGATGCCTGTTTCCTGCTTCATCTGATCCAGCATCTTATCGGCAGAAACCCGGTTCTGTTTTACGAAAAAATCAGCCGAACCGCCCACAAAATCACATGGCATCCGGAAAAAAATCCGCCGGTTCAGGGAGGCCGGAACCAAACGGAGCCGGACGGGGATTCGAACCCGGCAGACCCGGTTTAAAAGCCGAACGACAGCTGCTCCACGGGCAGCTCCCCGGCAATTTCCTCCAGGGCCGCGGCTTTGGACAATAAGGCTCCGCGGCTATCGGTACTAGACGCCTCCCTCTTAACTTTAGAGGTTTCATCTCCCGTTAAAGCATATTTCAGCTGCAGCTCGTCGGTTATTCGCCGGATGCGTTCGCGGTAACTTTCGTCCGTGTAAGCCCCTCCTTGGTATAAATCCCTGTAAGCCTGCAGCTTCTCCGGAAAATGTTCGCACAGCGTCTTGTAATACCAGCCTTTCACATCCGGAGATAACCGCAGCAGGGAAGTCATGACAAAGTCAGCTCCGCCCTTTCGGGCAGCTGCAAAGAGGACCTCCAGCCCCTCCTTGTCATCGGTCAGCAAAGGCAGGATCGGCGCAACAAACACGCCCGTCCGGATGCCGCTTCCGCTTAACGCTTCCAGCGCCTCAAGCCGTTTGAATGGCAATGGAGCACCAGGCTCCAGCAGACGAATCAGCTTCGCGTCAAGCGAACCGATGCTGATATTGACCAAAATATCGTCCATCGCCTGCAGCAGATCAAGATCCCGCAGAATAAGCGGGGAACGTGTCGTGATCGACGTGCGAATCCGGTATTTAGCCAGTACCTTCAGGCATTCCCGCGTAATGCGGGTTTTGCTCTCCACCGGCTGATAAGGATCGGTAACCGTTCCGATAGCCACCCGTCCGATATGGCGGCGGACCGCCTCCAAATCGTGGGCATACCGGACGGCCAGTTTGGACAGCTGCGTTTCCAGCGCTTCGGCTGCATTCATTTTCAACAGGATATGGTTCTGGAACTCATCATTAGCCTGCTTATCAATAAACCCCTGAAACCCCCGGGCATAACAAAAGCTGCAGCCATGTGCGCAGCCTCTGTACGGATTGATCGACCATTCAAAGGGCATACGTTCTTCTTTCACTTTGGTCAGTGTCTGCTTGGCATGAATCTGCTCATACGTCTTGGCCATGCTTCAGCTTCCTAACAAGAACATTTGTTCTCATTGTAACACAAACCAAATCCCTTATCCTTATTTAGAATATGTAAATTTATGGGATACGATTTATCAAGTCCACGCATGATTCCGCTCATGCCTTGCCAGTCTTATTCCTCTGGTTTCATTTCGTCTTCCATGACGCTGTAAACCTGAATTTTATCTTCAATAGCTTTCACATTTTCCATTAATGCAGCCATTTGGGCGTAAATACCCTCTCGATGGGATTCTAGCAGCTCACGTCTCTCCCTTATAGTCCCCTCACCCAGGCTGCGCAGTTCCGAAAAACGTTTCATCTCCCCGATCTTCATCCCCGTCTCCCGTAAACGGATCAGGAATTGAATCCAAGCCATGTCTTGTTCCGAATATTGACGGTACCCGATACCGTCACGCTGAACTCCGTTCAGCAGGCCGATTTTTTCGTAATAACGCAAAGTATGGTCCGTCAAACCTGTCAATTTCGCGATTTGTTGAATGGAATAGGTAGTCTTGTTCTTATTCATGTTCATGAGGCGATTATAGCACAAGCCCGAAAAAGAGGGGTTGCCTTAGAGCGCGCTCTAAACGATAAGCTTTGAAATATCAATCCATAAGGAGGAATTAAAGATGACCAATGAGCGTTACAAGCGGGGTTGGGACAAACTGATGCAAATCGATGGTGAAGGTGGTGAGCGGGTAATTGAATCGTTAAAAGAGATCGCCCCCGATCTCGGAACTTATATCGTCGAATTTGCGTTCGGGGACATTTATTCACGTGACACGCTTGATGCCAGGCAGCGCCAGCTGATCACGCTTGCTGCGCTCACCGCTCAAGGCGGGTGCGAGCCCCAGCTCGGCGTTCATATCAACGCTTCCCTGAATGTAGGTCTCACGCCCCGCGAGGTGGTTGAGGCGATCATGCATTGCGTTCCGTATGTGGGTTTCCCCAAAGTGCTAAACGCCATTTCTGTGGCTAAAGACGTTATTGCCAAACGAGGAGTTTCTGCGAAACAGGAAAGTTGCGGACCATGAAATGGATGAAGTTTTAATCGTTTAAACCTTTTCCGTCAAGAATAGGCTGAACATATTTTTCAATTCTGGACACTCGGGTCTTGGACTGCTTGGCTTCCGAGAAATAAAACAGGTACGCTCTTTGACGCCCGGGTGTCAAGGCTTCAAAAGCCGTCTTGAGTGCGGGCATTTCAGCAAATTTCTGCTCCAGCTCTTCGGGAACGGTGTATTCAGACGTCTGTTTGAAATCGACTTTTAGCCCGGCTTGTTCAATTTCAATAGCCGCCTGAACATACGCCTTCAAAGTGGTTTCAAGTGCGGTTATCTCTTCAACGTTTGTGAACCGAATCTGACGTGCCGCTTGAACCTTATCCGTTTGCTGAATTAAAATCCCTGCGGGATCTTTCATCAAAGCCCCTTTGTGGAACAGAAGTGCACAATAATCTTTAAATCCGTGGATGATAACGATGTTTTTGCCATTAAAGGTATAGCAAGGATGCATCCATTTAAAATCCTCAATCAGCTCGCTGTGACTGTCCAGAACAATGGCTCTCAGTTTTACATATTCATCTTTCCACTTGGTTGCTTTGCTCAGAAATTCTTCAACTTTAGGATTGGTTCTGTTAGTTGTCATCCAGAAACACCTCAGAGGGTTATTTTTTATGGGGTTTGGCCAGCGAAATGTATAGCTAGTCCCATTGCCATTCTATCACGGGATCCTCTGGCTACCAAATGAAGAAGACGGCAATGTTGTTCTTCGGTTCTGGATCGACAACAGCACGCGGTGAAGAGGGTGTCGCCCCCTCTTTTATTAACAGGTATCCCACAGGA includes the following:
- a CDS encoding carbohydrate ABC transporter permease gives rise to the protein MKKKSPLFQIFAYTFLSLFAIMNIVPIFWMVINSFKSEQEYSADPFSMPSGLQFSNYAEAWRIANMNVYFLNSLLITFVSLIVTVLLGSLAAYFLARFSFKLRGLTYSLFLLGMLVPIHATLIPIFLIMQKLSLIDTYLSLILPYTAFHLSLTVFILEGFMRGFPKDLEESGIMDGAGIFRIFWSIILPITRPAMATVIILNFIYNWNEYLFALVLITSNALKTLPLGLANFVGIETASYTLQMSALTIALIPIIIFYLLLQKQLVTGMTAGAVKG
- a CDS encoding carbohydrate ABC transporter permease; the protein is MQTLKRSRFAIFIGLFPALVIYLGIAIVPIGISLYYSLMNWNGIGSMKFIGLDNYVQMLQDDTFWLSVKNNVIIMVTGLVGQIPIGLLMALLLNRGMKGSGFFRTVGFMPVVISSVMVSLIFGMVYNTEYGLLNNVLGFFGLESWQQNWLGDSKWSMLSISVAYIWQNCGLYMVMFLAALQNIPDEVNEAAELDGATGFKKTRFITIPMLRSTLMVTIVYSISNSFRVFDLIQVLTGGGPAHQTEVMTIYMYNSAFMNLRYGYGSAASILILLFSLIVISIVNRIAREKD
- a CDS encoding extracellular solute-binding protein yields the protein MKNRKISKKVALLSLVGLLALFTAACGNNSSGSGNGASGSGDGDKVTLTMMHPWTTPNIDNDVYKARIADFEKDHPNITIKTDEVPSAQYKTKLRTLAAANNLADISVVWPGAEMDPLIDGNLLEPIDDLMDNWNSILPEAALEGFNVNGKQYAVPTKQTFVDIVYYNKELLAQVGYNEFPKTYDEFIDLVKKLKAANITPIALGNKEQWPLQSSYLSIIGDRFTGSDFLQKVLNKEAKFTDPEFVKAIGVIDELSKLGAFNVDANNMDSVQGQDYLIQGKAAMHISSSTVDARIRINNENGDKFGIALFPSVNGGKGDPKKSAGVVQYGIAIKSGLDEKKKAAAEEFLKYFVSEDLYKALISNGVVVPAKVDIPEDASPYLKEMLELTGNGTAPVFDSLIPTQVVDVIQNGLQALTVGHGTPEQVAADAQKAMDNISN
- a CDS encoding glycosidase, encoding MKITRHPENPIVVPGEYEWRLATVFNPAVVKDNGKYYMIERTAGSLTPCKNFLGLLESEDGVHFKHVTDQPVVTPDMLGFPYGSVQDPRMVKIGDTFYMTIAVRPCAMNYYPTGTGIPERSIPTYPDGWGEEEGHWLTRSVLMSSRNLIDWEYVTTTTPLEINDRNNVLFPEKINGKYVLLRRPEEYIGEMFGTDQAAIWISYSDDLINWNAPVLLAKAENEWEGKKIGSSTPPIRTEHGWLLLYHGVDQNTVYRVGAMLLDLENPNKVLARTSNFIMEPETYYEKFGYQIPNVIFPTGCVLDEGILHIYYGVTDTAIALATVPLEDMLNHLLEQKV
- a CDS encoding NUDIX hydrolase, with amino-acid sequence MIREIKEESGIDATVSHLISVISNTAVHKWYDGVTDVPTKVMFDFVCRAVGGELATSDETSESKWVPKEQVLD
- a CDS encoding GNAT family N-acetyltransferase, giving the protein MNAKPEPENFVLRPITMGDLDAVLSWSQDELFCSANGWELNRTPDETKEWWSRCVSGQAEDFLRMGIQYEGKLIGYADLAFIQGSSAELGVAIGDSSLWGKGLGAMAAQHLMAYASRGLGLTLFLAEAEETNLRSRNMLKRIGFGEVGRLTTLKGSGDEETVMIRYQLSLQGNAYKT
- a CDS encoding AAA family ATPase, which produces MHFVLIFGPQAVGKMTVGQSLAAKTHFKLFHNHMSIEFVAPFFEYGTPSGNRLVSLIRQGIFEEVSQSGMDGFIFTYVWAFDLQQDGEYVEGITKLFESRGWTVYWVELEADLEERLHRNQTPNRLKHKPTKRHLEKSEANLIRTHEKYRLNSLPGEISRDHYLRINNTKLGPDETAEMIRERFQF
- a CDS encoding VanZ family protein; translated protein: MSSFLFPISYAFLTFPVAALLFTLPFLVVQYRKHGYINKIRAVLLYLFLLYLMNAVYLVVLPFPASRHNLALAGGSVQAVPFHFIKDIMKETLVQPDKPSTYWHLFVERAFLQVVFNVALTVPYGMILRYYFRTRWIRCFLLSFLLSLLFEVTQLTGIYGYYDHPYRVFDVDDLITNTLGGVVGFLLAHWLTRFLPQTANLDRNVDIAAKRVSYTRRGVALFFDFFAWQLVLAALFALHLHGPSAYVVSTGLYFMLLPWITGGRTLGKWLVRIHLERVGGRLSLLSLVLRYGILYWLLAGLNLLFLRAFTEMHAVGRVAGGLGLFLMDACFLLHLIQHLIGRNPVLFYEKISRTAHKITWHPEKNPPVQGGRNQTEPDGDSNPADPV
- a CDS encoding SPL family radical SAM protein, giving the protein MAKTYEQIHAKQTLTKVKEERMPFEWSINPYRGCAHGCSFCYARGFQGFIDKQANDEFQNHILLKMNAAEALETQLSKLAVRYAHDLEAVRRHIGRVAIGTVTDPYQPVESKTRITRECLKVLAKYRIRTSITTRSPLILRDLDLLQAMDDILVNISIGSLDAKLIRLLEPGAPLPFKRLEALEALSGSGIRTGVFVAPILPLLTDDKEGLEVLFAAARKGGADFVMTSLLRLSPDVKGWYYKTLCEHFPEKLQAYRDLYQGGAYTDESYRERIRRITDELQLKYALTGDETSKVKREASSTDSRGALLSKAAALEEIAGELPVEQLSFGF
- a CDS encoding MerR family transcriptional regulator — its product is MNMNKNKTTYSIQQIAKLTGLTDHTLRYYEKIGLLNGVQRDGIGYRQYSEQDMAWIQFLIRLRETGMKIGEMKRFSELRSLGEGTIRERRELLESHREGIYAQMAALMENVKAIEDKIQVYSVMEDEMKPEE
- a CDS encoding carboxymuconolactone decarboxylase family protein, encoding MTNERYKRGWDKLMQIDGEGGERVIESLKEIAPDLGTYIVEFAFGDIYSRDTLDARQRQLITLAALTAQGGCEPQLGVHINASLNVGLTPREVVEAIMHCVPYVGFPKVLNAISVAKDVIAKRGVSAKQESCGP
- a CDS encoding YdeI/OmpD-associated family protein — its product is MTTNRTNPKVEEFLSKATKWKDEYVKLRAIVLDSHSELIEDFKWMHPCYTFNGKNIVIIHGFKDYCALLFHKGALMKDPAGILIQQTDKVQAARQIRFTNVEEITALETTLKAYVQAAIEIEQAGLKVDFKQTSEYTVPEELEQKFAEMPALKTAFEALTPGRQRAYLFYFSEAKQSKTRVSRIEKYVQPILDGKGLND